In Tripterygium wilfordii isolate XIE 37 chromosome 23, ASM1340144v1, whole genome shotgun sequence, one genomic interval encodes:
- the LOC119993775 gene encoding indole-3-pyruvate monooxygenase YUCCA2-like — translation MDYLKEVQGKGVHDYFYNKKIVMKSSGRCAWVPGPVIVGAGPSGLATAACLKQRGVPSLIIERSNCIASLWQLKTYDRLCLHLPKQFCELPLMPFPANFPSYPTKDQFVAYLEAYTIQFGLEPVYNHNVVSAEFDDQCGFWRVKAMGLKQEEETEYVCRWLIVATGENAEEVVPQIEGMDDFGGPVVHTSCYKSGELFSGKNVLVVGCGNSGMEVSLDLYNFNSKPSIAVRDSVHVLPKEMLGISTFGMSMCLLKWLPVRLVDQFLLLISWFMLGDTAELGLARPKLGPLELKMVSGKTPVLDVGTLSKIRSGNIKVFPGIKRIRRHSVEFVDGRIENFEAIILATGYRSNVPSWLKENDTFSGKDGLPHKEFPNGWKGKCGLYAVGFTKHGLLGSSIDATRIAQDIELC, via the exons ATGGATTACCTGAAAGAAGTGCAAGGAAAAGGAGTTCATGACTATTTctataacaaaaaaatagttATGAAATCTTCAGGGAGGTGTGCATGGGTGCCAGGGCCCGTAATAGTTGGTGCTGGTCCATCTGGTTTAGCCACAGCTGCTTGTCTCAAACAAAGAGGAGTTCCTAGTCTGATAATTGAGAGGTCTAATTGCATAGCTTCATTGTGGCAACTCAAGACATATGACAGACTGTGTCTCCATCTCCCTAAACAGTTTTGTGAGCTCCCTCTAATGCCATTTCCTGCCAATTTCCCTTCTTACCCAACCAAAGACCAGTTTGTGGCCTACTTGGAGGCTTACACCATCCAATTCGGTCTCGAACCGGTTTATAATCACAACGTGGTGAGCGCGGAATTCGATGATCAATGTGGGTTCTGGAGGGTTAAGGCCATGGGGCTGAAACAAGAGGAGGAGACTGAGTATGTGTGTAGATGGTTGATCGTTGCGACTGGAGAAAATGCTGAAGAGGTTGTGCCTCAAATTGAAGGGATGGATGATTTTGGTGGGCCAGTTGTTCACACAAGTTGTTATAAAAGTGGGGAGTTGTTTAGTGGGAAGAATGTTTTGGTTGTTGGCTGTGGGAATTCAGGCATGGAGGTCTCTCTTGACCTCTACAACTTCAATTCTAAGCCTTCTATTGCTGTCAGGGATTCG GTTCACGTCTTGCCTAAAGAGATGCTAGGGATATCAACTTTTGGAATGTCAATGTGTTTGCTTAAATGGCTTCCTGTACGCCTCGTCGATCAGTTCTTACTTCTAATCTCGTGGTTTATGCTTGGCGACACAGCTGAATTAGGCCTCGCTCGCCCTAAACTCGGTCCTCTCGAACTCAAAATGGTGTCCGGTAAGACACCTGTATTAGATGTCGGTACGCTCTCCAAGATTAGAAGTGGAAACATTAAG GTTTTTCCTGGAATAAAGAGAATAAGGAGACATTCTGTTGAGTTTGTGGATGGGAGAATAGAGAATTTTGAAGCAATTATCCTTGCGACGGGTTACAGAAGTAATGTGCCTTCATGGTTGAAG GAGAATGATACGTTTTCGGGTAAGGATGGATTACCTCACAAAGAGTTTCCGAACGGATGGAAAGGAAAATGTGGGCTGTACGCGGTAGGGTTTACCAAGCATGGCTTGCTAGGCTCATCAATTGATGCTACTAGGATTGCACAAGACATCGAGCTTTGCTGA
- the LOC119993850 gene encoding uncharacterized protein LOC119993850 — MLLRTSISNTKRFFQRTIESVKSLFSCAKYQKLPKSKNYPHNNPYRPHPYVTVRGAGMIDNVQTTSKFNDLDNFYANYTKGGNKKKKKEKTSAVTPVKRNHNQKQSRIYGISEGRSCLVAEKLKELEMIDKSNVDHLLDIEEVVHYYSRLTCPAYLDIVDTFFFDMCSEFFTSK; from the coding sequence ATGTTGCTTAGAACTTCCATCTCTAACACCAAAAGGTTCTTTCAGAGAACCATAGAGAGTGTCAAGTCTTTGTTTTCTTGTGCCAAGTACCAGAAGCTACCAAAATCAAAGAATTATCCCCACAACAACCCGTACAGACCCCATCCTTATGTTACTGTTCGAGGAGCTGGCATGATCGATAATGTCCAAACAACCAGCAAATTTAATGATCTGGATAATTTTTACGCGAACTACACGAAGGGAgggaataagaagaagaagaaggagaagacgaGTGCTGTTACTCCGGTGAAGAGGAATCATAATCAAAAACAGAGTCGAATTTATGGGATCAGCGAGGGAAGGAGTTGTTTGGTTGCGGAGAAGCTGAAGGAGCTAGAGATGATAGACAAAAGCAATGTGGATCATTTGCTGGACATTGAAGAGGTGGTTCATTACTATTCTCGGCTTACATGTCCTGCCTATCTCGACATTGTGGACACCTTTTTCTTTGACATGTGCTCTGAATTCTTTACTTCTAAATAA